Part of the Catalinimonas alkaloidigena genome, CCGGTTCCTCCAAAATGCGATATGATACCCCAGCCGGTACGTCATGAACAGCTGGTAGCCGCGTTGCACCTTCCGGTCGTTGTCGTCAACATAGGTTTGCGCGGCGTTCAGCGCGTGCACGGCCGTGTATACCCCCTTCCACCAGAATCGCTGGTAGGCCAACGCCAGTCCCACTTCCCGCACGTAGCCGGGGTATTTCGTGTCGGGCGCTTCCTGCCCTTTGCTGTACGGAATGCCCAGCGGCCAGGCATATCGCCACGTAATGGCTTCGAGCGAAACCACGTCGCGGGGCGTGAGGCGGTACCCGACGTTCAACTGCACAAAATGGGGGGGATTGGGGTCGTCGGGAATAAAATTGCCCAGCATGAACAGCGAACTGCCGACAAAAAACCGGCGGTAGGGGGCGTCTGTTCCGGACGTTTGCGCCTGTGCCTGTGTACTCCACAGAAGTCCCAGCAGAAGCGGGAAGATACATAGTCTTTTCATCACCTTGGCATGAATAAATGGATGCATGCGAAGGTAGGCGGGGAAGGAAGCGAGGTTCGTTCGCTTAAGTTAAGAAAGGAAGCGGCGATGGAATTATCTGTGCTGTTTCACTAACCGCCCGCGTATCCGACTGAGTGATTGCGGCGTGATGCCGAGGTAGCTGGCCATCTGGTACTGCGGCACGCGCTGGCACAGATCGGGGCGCGTCTGGAGCAGGTGCTGGTACCGCTGTTCGGGCGAAGAGAGCTTGAACACATCGAACGAGGCCTGATGATGGGCGAGGAGTTCTTCCGACATTACCCGGCACAGCGTCTCGAACCGGGGAAACTTCTCAAAAATAGGGCGCTCCATATCCGGGGTGGAGACGAGAAGAAGGGAATCCTCCCCGCAAGCCACGTAGTACGCCGACGGCTGTTGGTCGACCACGCACTGGGGCGCGAGCGTCTGCGCTTCCGTATAAAAGGCGGTGGTTTTCTCTTCGCCGTCCACCACATAGTAGGTGCGAATCCACCCTTTGATCACGAAGTACCCCGCGTCCGACCGCTGCCCTTCCCGCAACAGCACCGTTCCTTTCTTGAAATGATGGACGATGTCCAGGTCCAGAAGGGCCTGTTTCTCTTGCTCCGACAAGATAAGGTAGCGCGACAGGTAATCAAACAGGACGGTTTCGGCGTGGTGCGTCATCGGGCAGGGGGAAGAGGCAGAAAGTACCGGATTACCGTAGGTTTTGCAAGTGCGCAATGTCGAGGAGGTCTTTAGGACGACCGTTGGCTTGCTTGTCGGTGATCAAATCGTCGAGGCTGAGGAAGGTTTACACCATCTTACGTTACCGCAGTCTCATCTTTTTGCGATCGGTACGCGCACGTTGCAGACGCTTGAGAAACGCTTCAAATTCCGACCATTGGGGGGCCTTTTTCGTCTCCTCTTTTTGGGAAGGGTTGTCTGCTTTTAAATCTTCAAAATTGGTAGATCGGGTCAGTTTTGACATAGGGTTGCTGTTTAGCGGATGGCCGTTCATGGAATCGCGTGGCCCTGTTTTATACGTACTTCACCTGTTGCAAGATAGCTTGCTTCCACTGCTTCCTCAGCGAGCCTTCCGTGACCAGATCTACCTTTCTGCCGATTGCGGATTCAAGATAATCCTTCAGATCGAAGAACTTCCAGCCGATCTTTCTGCGGAACGCCACCAATACATCGAGGTCGGAATCATCTCGGTAATTTCCATTAGCAAACGAGCCGAAATAACCGATCTGTTCGACACCAAATTCATCTTGCAAGTAGGATTTAACTGCCTTGAGTTTACGCTCGATGTCTTGGGGTGTTTCCATGGTTTGAATTATACATAAAAGACCCTTCATTATGGATGGATTATGGCAATTTTAGCCGAGTGATTATAGGAAATCTGACAAGTTAGAATACGTCAGAATTGAAGACCAATTTCGCTAGTAGAAAAAAATTGAATTATCAAAAAAATACTTTAAGCGATTATTTTGACAGATTTAGCGCATTTACCTCCTCTGTTTTCTCCCAATTCAAAGGAAACCATTTGTCCATTTACTACATTTTTCCACTCTGTCCAAGTAGTGATATCAATAAAATCATATCTGTGTGCGAAGATTCTTTCATTTGGTGTTTCAATAAATACATAATTGTTTTTATTGTTTTTTGGTTTGATTACATTGCCTATTAATTTCTCATTGCCTTCATAGTTCTTAATTAAATTATTTAAGTCGTTGTCAGAGAATTTGTCTTGGTATAAAGAGATTATTTTTTCTTTTAACTGCACATTTAGATTTATGTATGTCTCGTTTTTGCGAATAAGCTCTTTTATGAATTCTTTATACTCAGAAATTTTTACTACAGGTAAAAGCTTTATGAAGCTCAAAACTGTTGTGCTAAAGTTTTTGGCCATTTTGTAGTCGATAAGCTTATCATTAGCGCATTCGTCAAAAATTTTGAAAGCTTTCTTGAAATGGTTGATTCCATTGTCTATGTCTGTTTGAATTGTTAATTCACTTTTTCCTGACTCAGCATAATTAGAGATTAGTTCAGTATTAGCAATTCTTAGGTTTTTAGAATCTAATTCAACGTTTTCTTTTAAGTTCTTTATGACTTGTATAGCTTTATTGAATTCTTGAGAATAATTCCAGCACCTCGCGATTAAGAAGGCAGTGTATGGGTGATTTGGTTGTTGATTATATACATTTTTAGCGTAAAATAATGCGCTGTTAATATCTTCTAATTTAAACATTAAGAATTGCGCATAGTAATATAGCAACCTGAGATTATTAGGAGCTATTTCTAGCCCAAGCTTGTAATCCTCATCAGCACTTAATAGATCTCCTTGTGTTGCTTTGATAAATGCCCCAACTCTATAAACTTCGAAGTAATTTGGGTCAATATTCTTTGCTTCCTTGACTTTTTGTAATGCACTTTCAAAGTCTCCATTCTTTGAGAATATTAGAGCCTCTTGTAAGAATTTTGCACTAATCATTTGGTTCTGATTTTCATAGACCAATGCGTTTAGAGCAAAGATGTTGTATTTTTGTACTTTTTTTATTTGACTGATGCCTGTATTTAATTCTTTTGACTTTTTGATGTGATTTTTGATGTATTCTTGTTCTATTGGGTATTTCTTTGATAGAAAATCTTTTGCAAAATCAGATATAAAGTACGTTACTTGTTCATAATTGCTTCCATCTTCTATTTGTCTAGAGATGAGTGTGGTCTTGAAAAGCTCTATCAAATGTTTTCTGGTGTCAAGAGGGTCTAGATTTGATAAATAAATTATTTCTGCATTAGTTACTTTCTTGCGTGAAGCTCTTATTGTTTTTAAGATTGAAATTGCTCCACTACTTAGTTTTTCATATACATTTGTTAAACAAAATTCGAGTAAGTTTTCCTTGTTGTTAATTACTTCATGTGGTGGTATACCTGTTTCTACTGTGCTTACAAACCATTTTATTGCTAGAGGATTAAAATATAATTTGCTTGATATTTCAACTAATGTTTTTTGAGGTAGCCTGAGTAGCGTTTCGCTATTTCTAATACGAGCAATTTCTCTAATTAATTTCGCTGATTCGGATTCTGATAACCCATTTAGTTTTCTTGGGTACTCCAACTCACCTAAACCTATTCTTGAGGTTATCAAGATATGACATTTGGTTTGTGCATTTCTAATGAAATTCCTTACTTCTTCAGTTTGTATGGTTTCTAGATTATCTATGACTATCAAGGTATTAAAATATGCTAGGTACTCTAATATTTCATTTAGTTTGTTTTCTCCTCCTATAGATATGCTGATTTCTGCAATCAAACCGGAATAATCAGTAATTGCTGTATGTATCTCCTCAATACCTTTAGTTGTTAGCATTGTTGTTTTTGCGGAGGTCCATATGATAAGTTCAAATGGACAACTCTCATTCATATCTACAATATCATATGCAACTTTTAGAGCAAGTGCCGTTTTCCCAATTCCGCCATCTCCAAGTACCGAAACTACTCGATTAGATAGAATAAGCTTTGTTAATGCTTCTACATCTTGTTGTCTACCGATAAACCCAGTTTCATCAAAGTCTGGCACCGGTAAGTTATGGCTGATATTGGATTGGTCATTCTCAAAATGAGTAGATGGGAATTTTAAGGTCAAAACATAGCTGGGATCTCTATCTATTTTCTCTCTAGTTTCTATTGTGACAGACCAATCTATAGGATCAGTTTTTCTTAATGAACTTACAAAGTCATACGTATGAGAAAAGTCTCCGCCTAAAAGCGGTCTTGTATGCATAACTCTATTTCTGATAGGGGTTATATCGGTTAAGTTATTTATAATTGATTTTAAATATACTGATGCTTCTTTGGTTAGAAATTCTTTATTCTGATTTAGTACTGTGAATGTGTCATAAAAATCCATGAATTCAATTACTTCGTCTAGGTTCTCAATATAGAGTACTCCGGGATTTTCTTTTTCGAATCTTTCTATGACTTTTTTTTCTAGTTCTGGATTTTTAAAAAATGCTAAGTTTTCATAAAAAGGAATAATATTCTTTTTTATATTATTCTTTAGGTCTATCTCTATTCCGTATATTAATGCAGCAAGC contains:
- a CDS encoding Crp/Fnr family transcriptional regulator, whose translation is MTHHAETVLFDYLSRYLILSEQEKQALLDLDIVHHFKKGTVLLREGQRSDAGYFVIKGWIRTYYVVDGEEKTTAFYTEAQTLAPQCVVDQQPSAYYVACGEDSLLLVSTPDMERPIFEKFPRFETLCRVMSEELLAHHQASFDVFKLSSPEQRYQHLLQTRPDLCQRVPQYQMASYLGITPQSLSRIRGRLVKQHR
- a CDS encoding nucleotidyltransferase family protein, producing the protein METPQDIERKLKAVKSYLQDEFGVEQIGYFGSFANGNYRDDSDLDVLVAFRRKIGWKFFDLKDYLESAIGRKVDLVTEGSLRKQWKQAILQQVKYV
- a CDS encoding NB-ARC domain-containing protein; the encoded protein is MSKITETRLTLAALIYGIEIDLKNNIKKNIIPFYENLAFFKNPELEKKVIERFEKENPGVLYIENLDEVIEFMDFYDTFTVLNQNKEFLTKEASVYLKSIINNLTDITPIRNRVMHTRPLLGGDFSHTYDFVSSLRKTDPIDWSVTIETREKIDRDPSYVLTLKFPSTHFENDQSNISHNLPVPDFDETGFIGRQQDVEALTKLILSNRVVSVLGDGGIGKTALALKVAYDIVDMNESCPFELIIWTSAKTTMLTTKGIEEIHTAITDYSGLIAEISISIGGENKLNEILEYLAYFNTLIVIDNLETIQTEEVRNFIRNAQTKCHILITSRIGLGELEYPRKLNGLSESESAKLIREIARIRNSETLLRLPQKTLVEISSKLYFNPLAIKWFVSTVETGIPPHEVINNKENLLEFCLTNVYEKLSSGAISILKTIRASRKKVTNAEIIYLSNLDPLDTRKHLIELFKTTLISRQIEDGSNYEQVTYFISDFAKDFLSKKYPIEQEYIKNHIKKSKELNTGISQIKKVQKYNIFALNALVYENQNQMISAKFLQEALIFSKNGDFESALQKVKEAKNIDPNYFEVYRVGAFIKATQGDLLSADEDYKLGLEIAPNNLRLLYYYAQFLMFKLEDINSALFYAKNVYNQQPNHPYTAFLIARCWNYSQEFNKAIQVIKNLKENVELDSKNLRIANTELISNYAESGKSELTIQTDIDNGINHFKKAFKIFDECANDKLIDYKMAKNFSTTVLSFIKLLPVVKISEYKEFIKELIRKNETYINLNVQLKEKIISLYQDKFSDNDLNNLIKNYEGNEKLIGNVIKPKNNKNNYVFIETPNERIFAHRYDFIDITTWTEWKNVVNGQMVSFELGENRGGKCAKSVKIIA